Proteins encoded within one genomic window of Terriglobia bacterium:
- a CDS encoding antibiotic biosynthesis monooxygenase, giving the protein MIARLWHGYTTPANADAYEQLLRTKILPGIHRVKGYQGAHLLRRTVGSDVEFITLTLWESMDAVRQFAGEGHSSAVVPEEARRLLAHYDEQSVHYDAAWCP; this is encoded by the coding sequence ATGATTGCTCGCCTCTGGCATGGCTACACGACTCCCGCGAATGCCGACGCCTACGAGCAGCTCCTGCGCACCAAAATCCTTCCCGGCATCCATCGTGTGAAGGGCTATCAGGGCGCGCACCTGCTGCGCCGAACGGTCGGCTCTGACGTGGAATTTATTACCTTGACCCTGTGGGAATCCATGGACGCTGTTCGCCAGTTCGCCGGCGAAGGCCACTCCAGCGCCGTGGTTCCCGAAGAAGCGCGCCGCCTGCTGGCGCATTATGATGAACAGTCCGTGCACTACGACGCGGCCTGGTGCCCGTGA
- a CDS encoding YdcF family protein → MLCLIAALAASVALTAEFVVRQAQVDEARPADAIIVFGAAEYAGRPSPVYRARLDHAYVLFQRGLAPMVITTGGAGADPKFSEGGVGRDYLSQRGIPDRCLIAETQGADTAESAQRVSAILHVNGMHTVVAVSDAYHIFRIKRLMRQYGIVAYGSPRPASVPHTPSAKITAMLRESASYIFWRLYPSWFPQ, encoded by the coding sequence GTGCTCTGCCTCATAGCTGCCCTGGCCGCGTCGGTCGCCTTGACGGCAGAATTTGTCGTTCGCCAGGCGCAAGTGGATGAAGCGCGTCCGGCCGACGCCATCATCGTCTTCGGTGCGGCGGAGTATGCAGGAAGACCCTCGCCGGTGTACCGCGCGCGCCTCGATCACGCTTACGTTCTTTTCCAGCGCGGTTTGGCGCCCATGGTGATCACCACCGGCGGCGCCGGCGCCGATCCCAAGTTTAGCGAAGGCGGCGTCGGCCGCGATTACTTGTCGCAACGCGGCATTCCCGACCGCTGCCTTATTGCCGAAACGCAGGGCGCCGACACCGCGGAATCGGCGCAGCGCGTCAGCGCCATCCTGCACGTCAACGGCATGCATACGGTGGTGGCGGTCAGCGATGCCTATCACATCTTCCGCATCAAGCGCCTGATGCGGCAGTATGGCATCGTCGCCTACGGGTCGCCACGGCCCGCTTCGGTGCCGCACACGCCATCGGCGAAGATAACGGCGATGCTGCGAGAGTCAGCCAGCTACATCTTCTGGAGGCTCTACCCCTCCTGGTTCCCGCAATAA
- a CDS encoding DUF92 domain-containing protein, whose product MLTYETLVAVAVTTAFAGGAWLLRGVTSGGALAGFVVAFALFLTTGPGSFAVLIAVFAVAWLTTRLGYDRKQALGTAENARGRSGAQVLANLGGGALFAVAAHTTEHRILLLASMAALAEAAADTAASECGQALSDRAYLITSFRRVPAGMNGGVSAPGTIAAVVAAVMIGGVAAAGQVVPWPTLPVVAGAGTLGTMIDSLLGATLEKRGILGNNGVNVASTLAAGMIALLIGH is encoded by the coding sequence TTGCTCACCTACGAAACCCTGGTTGCGGTGGCCGTCACAACAGCGTTTGCGGGAGGAGCATGGTTGCTGCGCGGGGTGACCAGCGGAGGAGCGCTCGCCGGGTTTGTCGTTGCGTTCGCCCTCTTCCTCACCACGGGACCGGGAAGTTTCGCGGTTCTGATTGCGGTGTTTGCGGTGGCATGGCTGACCACGCGGCTCGGCTATGACCGCAAGCAAGCGCTGGGAACGGCCGAGAACGCGCGCGGACGCTCCGGCGCGCAGGTGCTGGCGAACCTGGGCGGCGGCGCTTTATTTGCGGTAGCGGCCCATACAACCGAGCACCGCATCTTGCTGCTGGCGTCGATGGCAGCGCTGGCCGAAGCCGCGGCCGACACCGCCGCCAGCGAATGCGGCCAAGCGCTCAGCGATCGCGCCTACCTGATTACTTCGTTTCGCAGAGTTCCGGCGGGCATGAATGGCGGCGTCAGCGCGCCAGGAACGATAGCCGCCGTGGTGGCTGCGGTGATGATTGGCGGGGTGGCTGCGGCGGGGCAGGTAGTCCCATGGCCGACGCTGCCGGTTGTGGCCGGAGCAGGGACGCTTGGGACGATGATTGACAGCCTGCTGGGCGCAACCCTGGAGAAGCGCGGCATCCTTGGCAACAATGGCGTGAATGTCGCCAGCACACTGGCAGCCGGAATGATCGCGCTGCTCATCGGACATTAG
- a CDS encoding acyl-CoA dehydrogenase has product MDFLLNDEQLQLQKSVREFAEREILPHVMEWDEASQFPLQTIKELGRLGLMGVVFPPEYGGAGMGYIEYVLAIEELSRVDGSVGIIVAAHTSLCTNHIFLAGTEEQKRKYVPKLATGEHIGAWGLTEPGSGSDAGSARMTAVRRGNCWVLNGTKTFITNGHYADVLVVIAVTDKAAHTHGLSAFIVEKGARGFRPGKKENKLGLRASDTSELIFEDCCIPAENLLGKEGGGFIDAMRTLDGGRISIAALGLGMAQGAFEAALKYSKERKQFGKAIGEFQAIQWKLADMATEIDAARLLTMRAANLKDKGMKSTQESSMAKLYTSEVAVRCANEGVQIHGGYGFIKDYPAEKFYRDVKLCTIGEGTSEIQRLVIARQLLKD; this is encoded by the coding sequence TTGGACTTTCTACTCAACGACGAGCAATTGCAGCTCCAGAAGAGCGTGCGCGAGTTCGCCGAGCGCGAAATCCTGCCCCACGTCATGGAGTGGGACGAGGCATCGCAATTTCCGCTGCAAACGATCAAGGAACTCGGTCGCCTCGGCCTGATGGGCGTCGTCTTTCCCCCCGAATACGGCGGCGCCGGTATGGGCTACATCGAATACGTGCTCGCCATCGAGGAACTTTCGCGCGTCGACGGCTCCGTCGGCATCATCGTCGCGGCTCATACCTCGCTCTGCACCAACCACATCTTCCTCGCCGGAACCGAGGAACAGAAGCGCAAATACGTCCCCAAGCTTGCCACCGGCGAGCACATCGGCGCCTGGGGCCTGACCGAGCCCGGCAGCGGCTCCGACGCCGGCAGCGCCCGTATGACCGCCGTGCGGCGTGGCAATTGCTGGGTGCTGAACGGCACGAAAACCTTCATCACCAACGGCCACTACGCCGATGTTCTGGTCGTCATCGCCGTCACCGACAAGGCAGCGCACACCCACGGCCTCTCCGCGTTCATCGTCGAGAAGGGCGCCAGGGGGTTCCGGCCGGGTAAGAAAGAGAACAAGCTCGGCCTGCGCGCCAGCGACACCTCCGAACTCATCTTCGAGGACTGCTGCATCCCCGCCGAAAATCTGCTCGGCAAGGAAGGCGGCGGCTTCATTGACGCCATGCGCACTCTCGACGGCGGGCGCATCTCCATCGCCGCCCTTGGCCTCGGCATGGCTCAGGGCGCCTTCGAGGCGGCGCTGAAATATTCCAAGGAGCGCAAGCAGTTTGGCAAGGCAATCGGGGAATTCCAGGCCATCCAGTGGAAGCTGGCCGATATGGCCACCGAAATCGACGCCGCTCGCCTGCTTACCATGCGCGCCGCCAATCTGAAGGACAAGGGCATGAAGTCCACCCAGGAATCCTCCATGGCTAAGCTCTATACCAGCGAGGTCGCGGTGCGCTGCGCCAACGAAGGCGTGCAGATTCACGGCGGCTACGGCTTTATCAAGGATTATCCGGCGGAGAAGTTCTATCGCGACGTCAAGCTGTGTACCATCGGCGAAGGGACGAGCGAAATCCAGAGGCTGGTGATCGCGCGACAACTGCTGAAGGATTGA
- a CDS encoding DUF4870 domain-containing protein produces MSDAGFTPQLEITQDDRTMGILAHVLQVVGWWIAPLIIFLVKRDSLFVKFHALQALILQLCLMVLWIGGMAVFFGAIFASMPMSGSPPHNAPPPAIMFLFPIFWLLAMGGWVLVLVLAIVYGIKAGRGEWAAYPVIGNLARHFLKM; encoded by the coding sequence ATGTCGGATGCTGGCTTTACACCGCAGCTGGAAATTACCCAGGATGACCGTACCATGGGTATCTTGGCGCATGTGCTGCAGGTCGTGGGCTGGTGGATTGCGCCGCTGATCATCTTCCTTGTTAAGCGTGACTCGCTGTTCGTGAAATTTCACGCGCTCCAAGCGTTAATCCTGCAGCTCTGTCTCATGGTCCTGTGGATTGGTGGCATGGCTGTTTTCTTCGGCGCAATCTTTGCGTCCATGCCGATGTCCGGAAGTCCACCTCACAACGCGCCGCCACCCGCTATCATGTTCCTGTTCCCGATTTTCTGGCTATTGGCAATGGGCGGCTGGGTTCTGGTGTTGGTCCTCGCTATTGTTTACGGCATTAAGGCGGGTCGTGGAGAATGGGCCGCCTACCCTGTAATTGGGAACCTTGCGCGCCATTTCCTCAAAATGTAG
- a CDS encoding cyclase family protein, whose amino-acid sequence MIGWTMALAVLWIAHPKPPAGDRDVGTAVVELTYASSPRRAAAGHSPESVSIAHPQRIVAPLVVLDVTEHTRSELNYLVTLDDVAQWEEAHGHVPANAVMMARSDTRTGWRTHPDPSHRASNAGHFPGFSEDAIRFLVEARYAYGLGTETPDRGRSVVLVYRGGK is encoded by the coding sequence ATGATCGGCTGGACGATGGCGCTGGCAGTGCTGTGGATCGCCCATCCCAAGCCGCCAGCCGGCGACCGAGACGTGGGCACAGCGGTGGTGGAGTTGACCTACGCGAGTTCTCCGCGGCGAGCCGCAGCCGGGCACTCGCCGGAGAGTGTGAGCATCGCCCATCCGCAGCGCATCGTCGCGCCGCTGGTGGTGCTCGATGTCACGGAACACACGCGATCAGAACTCAACTATCTGGTCACGCTTGATGACGTCGCGCAGTGGGAGGAAGCGCACGGCCACGTGCCCGCGAACGCGGTGATGATGGCGCGCAGTGACACGCGTACGGGATGGCGCACACATCCCGATCCGAGCCATCGCGCCTCCAACGCGGGGCACTTCCCCGGATTCAGCGAAGACGCCATCCGCTTCCTGGTGGAAGCGCGCTATGCGTACGGACTTGGCACCGAGACTCCGGATAGGGGACGCTCGGTGGTGCTGGTCTATCGCGGCGGGAAGTAA
- the mce gene encoding methylmalonyl-CoA epimerase: MFEIDHLGIAVKSLAQAKIFYENLGIKVMPEETVPQEKVRLAMVPLGDSRIELLEPLSEDSPIAKFIAKRGEGLHHVSLRVDNLQSTLENLKKSGVRLINDQVQVGAGGHLYVFVHPSSAGGVLLELCEEHS, encoded by the coding sequence ATGTTCGAAATCGATCATCTCGGCATCGCCGTCAAATCTCTCGCGCAAGCCAAGATTTTCTACGAGAACCTCGGGATAAAGGTGATGCCCGAGGAAACCGTGCCCCAGGAAAAGGTTCGTCTCGCCATGGTGCCGCTGGGCGACAGCCGCATCGAGTTGCTGGAGCCGCTCTCCGAAGACTCACCCATCGCCAAGTTCATCGCCAAGCGCGGCGAGGGTCTGCACCACGTTTCGCTGCGCGTGGACAACCTGCAGAGCACGCTGGAGAACCTGAAAAAATCCGGCGTGCGCCTCATCAACGACCAAGTCCAGGTTGGCGCCGGCGGGCACCTCTACGTATTCGTGCATCCCTCCAGCGCCGGCGGCGTGCTGCTGGAGTTGTGCGAGGAGCATTCATAA
- a CDS encoding DUF465 domain-containing protein yields the protein MAAQVRDVLIASNEEFRRLVTEHSQHSQRLDSLTQKRYLSEDEKIEEVRLKKLKLRLKDQMESLERQFRLQGSNVA from the coding sequence ATGGCAGCTCAGGTTAGGGATGTGCTTATCGCCAGCAATGAAGAATTTCGGCGCCTTGTTACAGAACATTCTCAACACTCCCAGCGGCTCGATTCCCTCACCCAGAAAAGATATCTTTCCGAGGATGAGAAGATCGAAGAGGTTCGTCTGAAAAAATTGAAACTGCGCCTCAAGGACCAAATGGAGTCCCTGGAGCGGCAGTTCCGGCTACAGGGCAGCAACGTAGCGTAA
- the meaB gene encoding methylmalonyl Co-A mutase-associated GTPase MeaB: protein MKLETGNWVSRIRSGDSRALARAITTVENRAPESMELLKALFPHTGHARVIGLTGAPGAGKSTLVDQLAKHYRQQNKTIGIIAVDPTSPYTGGAILGDRIRMSSHYSDPGIYIRSMATRGSLGGLAGATTDVAAVLDASGRDLVLIETVGVGQDEVDIVRLAEITVVILVPGMGDDVQTIKAGIMEIADIFVINKSDREGAERVEREIRAMQSLSTRSDSWTPPIVKTVATSGQGIAELAKAISSYEEFLRTHNLGLQKKVQNWQERLVEMLRQSLLERVLREHMADGAVSRYAAEIAEHKRDPYSLVEEIVAKLGRS from the coding sequence TTGAAACTAGAAACTGGAAACTGGGTTTCACGCATTCGCTCCGGCGATTCCCGCGCCCTGGCGCGTGCCATCACTACGGTCGAGAACCGCGCACCCGAGTCCATGGAGCTGCTCAAAGCGCTGTTCCCGCACACCGGGCACGCGCGCGTCATCGGCCTGACCGGCGCTCCCGGAGCAGGGAAGAGCACCCTGGTAGATCAACTCGCGAAACATTACCGGCAGCAGAACAAGACCATCGGCATCATCGCCGTTGACCCCACCAGTCCCTACACTGGCGGTGCGATTTTGGGCGACCGCATCCGCATGAGCTCGCATTACTCCGACCCGGGCATCTACATCCGCAGCATGGCCACGCGCGGCTCACTGGGCGGACTCGCCGGCGCCACCACCGACGTGGCCGCTGTGCTCGACGCCAGCGGGCGCGACCTGGTGCTGATCGAAACCGTCGGTGTCGGCCAGGACGAGGTGGACATCGTCCGCCTCGCCGAGATCACCGTCGTCATCCTGGTGCCCGGCATGGGCGACGACGTGCAGACCATCAAGGCCGGCATCATGGAGATTGCCGACATCTTCGTCATCAACAAGAGCGACCGCGAAGGCGCCGAGCGCGTCGAGCGCGAGATTCGCGCCATGCAGTCGCTCTCCACGCGCTCCGATAGCTGGACGCCGCCGATCGTCAAAACCGTCGCCACCAGCGGCCAAGGCATCGCCGAGTTGGCAAAGGCGATTAGCTCCTACGAGGAGTTCCTGCGCACGCACAATCTCGGCCTGCAGAAAAAGGTGCAGAATTGGCAGGAGCGGCTGGTCGAGATGCTGCGCCAGTCGCTGCTGGAGCGCGTGCTGCGCGAGCACATGGCCGACGGCGCGGTCTCCCGCTACGCTGCCGAGATCGCCGAGCACAAGCGCGACCCGTACTCGCTGGTGGAAGAAATCGTTGCCAAGCTTGGACGTTCCTGA
- a CDS encoding RNA methyltransferase, whose translation MPKLDRLRHVASRQNALVKELRRAFHDGEPTPGGCTAIESVHTIEEAIRSGLRLQAVFFSESARARAERLLPQLSAHVETLLLPDDVFQSAVATETPQGVAALVRLKSHTLENMLSAPDPLMIAAAGVQDPGNLGTIIRSAEAFGAAGVLVGAGSVSPYNPKVVRASAGSLFRLPVVAVEFPGVVNTLRSRGLKLLATSSHKGTPIDEADFTGGMVILIGNEGAGVAKDILRHVDGLIAIPHTPTVESLNAGVAASVVLYEASRQRKTRIHR comes from the coding sequence ATGCCCAAGCTCGACCGCCTGCGCCACGTCGCCAGCCGCCAGAATGCGCTCGTCAAGGAACTCCGGCGCGCCTTCCACGACGGTGAGCCGACCCCCGGCGGTTGTACAGCGATTGAGAGCGTGCACACGATCGAAGAAGCTATCCGCAGCGGGCTGCGCTTGCAGGCAGTGTTCTTCAGCGAATCCGCGCGCGCCCGCGCCGAGCGGTTGCTGCCGCAACTTTCCGCGCACGTCGAAACGCTGCTCCTGCCCGACGACGTGTTCCAGAGCGCTGTCGCCACCGAGACGCCACAGGGCGTGGCCGCGCTGGTTCGCCTCAAGAGTCACACGCTCGAAAATATGCTGAGTGCGCCGGACCCCCTGATGATCGCTGCCGCCGGCGTGCAAGACCCCGGTAATCTGGGTACCATCATCCGCTCCGCCGAAGCCTTTGGCGCCGCAGGCGTGCTGGTCGGTGCGGGAAGCGTGTCTCCCTACAATCCCAAGGTCGTGCGCGCGTCCGCCGGTTCGCTGTTCCGGCTGCCTGTGGTCGCCGTCGAATTTCCGGGAGTCGTGAACACGTTGCGCAGTCGCGGCCTGAAGCTGCTGGCGACCTCATCGCACAAGGGCACGCCGATCGATGAGGCAGATTTCACCGGAGGCATGGTGATTCTGATCGGCAACGAGGGCGCCGGGGTAGCGAAAGACATCCTGCGGCATGTGGACGGGCTGATCGCGATCCCGCACACGCCGACCGTGGAATCGCTCAATGCCGGAGTGGCAGCGTCGGTTGTGCTGTATGAGGCATCGCGACAGCGGAAAACGCGCATTCACCGCTGA
- a CDS encoding YncE family protein: MNSSATVRKTRGSPLAGVAAALAWVILTGCGDVYRPVANPVLKPGGDPTAIHVALVLSNNAGALGIGTVVDVSGDTNVGNFPIGRSPVHAAFVAGSGQVFVANKNDDTLSTFFPLGLGSTISTVTLPPGSAPVYLASAQATFIYVANSGTNSVGVINTIQATQQLAIPVGRQPVALAQTPDTTVLYSVNQGDGTVTAISPAQLAAVTTIPVGASPVAAAVNSDGKTLYVANQGSGTVSVINVASNSVTATVPAGPSPKFMIFEPRLRRLYVANAGSNTISVFNADTSLTLLANVTVGAGPTSIAPLLDGTRIYVANAGCADAVSLTGCSGNTVSVVDAVSLAVRKTIPVGSTPISLAADPGSTKVVVANRDSNTISNIRTSDDTVVATLPSGAPQPVWVTMSQ, translated from the coding sequence ATGAACTCATCCGCAACCGTCCGCAAAACGCGTGGAAGCCCGCTGGCCGGTGTGGCAGCCGCGTTGGCGTGGGTAATCCTGACCGGCTGCGGCGACGTGTATCGCCCGGTGGCGAATCCCGTTCTCAAGCCCGGCGGCGATCCCACGGCGATACACGTCGCACTGGTCCTCAGCAACAATGCGGGCGCGCTCGGCATCGGCACGGTCGTGGACGTTTCCGGCGACACCAACGTCGGCAATTTCCCGATTGGGCGGAGCCCCGTGCATGCTGCTTTCGTGGCCGGCTCGGGGCAGGTGTTTGTGGCCAACAAAAACGACGATACCTTGTCGACATTCTTTCCTCTCGGTTTGGGTTCCACCATCAGCACAGTAACCTTGCCTCCCGGGTCGGCGCCGGTTTATCTCGCCAGCGCGCAAGCCACGTTCATATATGTGGCCAACTCCGGCACCAATTCCGTCGGCGTGATCAACACCATCCAAGCCACGCAGCAGCTCGCCATCCCGGTGGGACGCCAGCCGGTAGCGCTGGCCCAAACGCCCGACACTACCGTGCTCTACAGCGTGAACCAGGGTGATGGCACGGTGACTGCCATCTCGCCGGCACAGCTTGCCGCGGTCACTACCATTCCTGTGGGAGCGTCGCCAGTCGCAGCTGCGGTTAACTCCGACGGAAAGACGTTGTATGTCGCCAACCAGGGTAGCGGCACAGTCTCGGTAATCAATGTGGCCAGCAACTCCGTGACCGCAACCGTGCCTGCCGGTCCGTCGCCGAAGTTCATGATCTTCGAACCCCGCTTGCGCCGTTTATACGTGGCTAATGCCGGGTCGAACACGATTTCGGTTTTCAATGCCGACACCAGCCTGACCCTGCTCGCCAACGTTACGGTAGGCGCGGGGCCCACCTCGATTGCCCCGTTGCTCGACGGCACGCGCATCTACGTGGCCAACGCCGGTTGCGCCGACGCCGTTAGCCTGACCGGTTGCTCCGGCAACACCGTGTCCGTGGTGGATGCGGTGAGTCTGGCAGTTCGCAAGACCATTCCCGTTGGCTCGACGCCCATCTCGCTGGCGGCGGACCCCGGCTCTACCAAAGTCGTGGTCGCCAATCGCGACTCTAACACCATCTCCAATATCCGCACCTCCGACGACACCGTCGTCGCCACCCTCCCTTCCGGCGCTCCGCAGCCCGTCTGGGTAACCATGAGCCAGTAA
- a CDS encoding arsenate reductase ArsC → MKKIVFACVHNAGRSQIAAAWARHLAGGGVEVVSAGTGPGPQLNVQVVEAMREVGLDLSGIRPQLLTPDLAQGADLLVTMGCGESCPFIAGAKRLDWPITDTRGQPIEMVRRIRDEIQARVQELLRAEGVLVPPSQ, encoded by the coding sequence ATGAAGAAGATCGTATTCGCGTGCGTGCACAATGCCGGGCGGTCACAGATCGCCGCCGCATGGGCCCGTCACCTGGCGGGCGGAGGGGTCGAGGTGGTCTCGGCCGGCACCGGGCCCGGACCGCAGCTCAATGTTCAGGTGGTGGAAGCGATGCGCGAGGTCGGCCTTGACCTGAGCGGCATCAGGCCGCAATTGCTGACGCCGGATCTGGCGCAGGGAGCTGACTTGTTGGTGACCATGGGTTGCGGCGAGTCGTGTCCGTTTATCGCCGGAGCAAAGCGGCTGGATTGGCCCATCACCGACACGCGCGGCCAGCCCATCGAAATGGTGCGCCGGATCCGCGACGAAATCCAAGCGCGCGTGCAAGAACTGCTCCGCGCCGAGGGCGTGCTCGTCCCTCCATCCCAGTAA
- the rimI gene encoding ribosomal protein S18-alanine N-acetyltransferase, with the protein MHIRTATSADVPVMRRIEAQAPTAAHWNEREYDRILGGDAPHLALVIHDDAVRGFLIANQIGPEWELENIVVAAGARRHGLASALLGHFLDVAKQRGGESVFLEVRASNAAARALYAKYGFVVTGRRRRYYQYPDEDAVLYRKAVGP; encoded by the coding sequence TTGCACATCCGTACCGCCACCTCCGCCGACGTTCCCGTCATGCGCCGGATTGAAGCACAGGCCCCGACCGCCGCGCACTGGAACGAAAGAGAATACGACCGCATTCTTGGCGGCGATGCGCCCCACCTCGCGCTCGTTATCCACGACGACGCCGTGCGGGGCTTCCTGATCGCCAATCAAATCGGCCCTGAATGGGAACTGGAGAACATTGTTGTCGCTGCCGGTGCGCGGCGGCACGGATTGGCCTCCGCTCTGCTCGGCCATTTCCTCGATGTGGCGAAGCAGCGGGGCGGCGAAAGCGTTTTCCTGGAAGTGCGCGCATCCAATGCCGCCGCGCGCGCTCTCTACGCCAAGTACGGTTTCGTCGTGACCGGCCGCCGACGCCGCTACTACCAGTACCCCGACGAAGACGCCGTCCTCTACCGCAAGGCAGTCGGTCCGTAA
- the tsaB gene encoding tRNA (adenosine(37)-N6)-threonylcarbamoyltransferase complex dimerization subunit type 1 TsaB — protein sequence MIVLAIDTAGPNGSVALCECGAGALARDCQLIELVPLAGRTYSAQLMPQIAGLLARHKLDKRALDGYAAASGPGSFTGLRVGLSTVKALAEVTQKPIAAVSLLEALAWAGASDGQVIAALDAMRGEVYVGEYVIHGNVVPKLLREVLMPVQEFAAEAQLGEPLRILTPDESVASVLHARGLEVRVVPRPQSDIIARIGALKIAAGLVTSPDALDANYIRRSDAEIFSKGSS from the coding sequence GTGATCGTTCTCGCGATAGACACGGCAGGCCCCAACGGCAGCGTCGCCCTGTGCGAATGTGGCGCGGGCGCCCTCGCCCGCGATTGTCAACTGATCGAACTCGTGCCCCTCGCCGGCCGCACTTACTCCGCCCAGTTGATGCCGCAAATCGCTGGGTTGCTAGCGCGCCACAAGCTCGACAAGCGTGCGCTTGATGGCTACGCTGCCGCCTCTGGCCCGGGCTCTTTCACCGGGTTGCGCGTGGGACTCTCGACGGTCAAAGCGTTGGCGGAGGTCACGCAGAAGCCGATTGCCGCCGTGTCGCTGCTGGAGGCGCTGGCCTGGGCCGGCGCCTCTGATGGCCAGGTCATCGCCGCACTTGATGCCATGCGCGGCGAGGTCTACGTCGGCGAGTACGTCATTCACGGCAACGTTGTCCCCAAGCTGCTGCGCGAGGTGCTGATGCCGGTGCAGGAATTTGCCGCCGAGGCGCAACTCGGGGAACCCCTGCGCATCCTCACTCCCGACGAATCTGTCGCCTCCGTGCTGCACGCCCGCGGACTGGAGGTGCGCGTGGTCCCGCGTCCGCAGAGCGACATCATCGCCCGCATCGGCGCCCTCAAAATCGCGGCCGGCCTGGTCACTTCGCCGGATGCTCTGGATGCCAACTACATTCGCCGCTCCGACGCCGAAATTTTTTCGAAAGGAAGCTCATAG
- a CDS encoding threonylcarbamoyl-AMP synthase: protein MRAEILKISFEKPEASLVAYAAEQIKSGQVLGMPTDTFYGLAADPFNLRAVDRVYEIKSRSRHKPLSLLIESEDQAEMLARDPMPDEFYELARKFWPGPLTIIVQAASRLPLKVTANTGNIAIRVPQANIPLSIIRAAGVPITATSANLHGASECTTATAVRDQLADRIAIIVDGGPSPRDVASTIVNLSEGGWRILREGAIPRQAIADTLGGE, encoded by the coding sequence GTGCGCGCTGAAATCCTGAAGATCAGCTTCGAAAAGCCGGAAGCCTCGCTGGTCGCCTATGCCGCGGAGCAGATCAAGTCCGGCCAGGTTCTGGGAATGCCGACCGATACCTTTTACGGCTTGGCGGCCGACCCCTTTAACCTGCGCGCGGTGGACCGTGTGTACGAAATCAAGTCGCGCTCGCGGCACAAGCCGCTGTCGCTGCTGATTGAGAGCGAAGACCAGGCCGAGATGCTGGCGCGCGATCCCATGCCCGACGAATTCTACGAACTGGCACGCAAGTTCTGGCCGGGACCGCTGACCATCATCGTGCAGGCGGCGTCACGTTTGCCCCTGAAGGTGACCGCCAACACCGGCAACATCGCCATTCGCGTCCCGCAGGCCAATATTCCGTTGTCGATCATCCGCGCCGCTGGTGTGCCCATCACCGCGACCTCGGCCAACCTGCACGGCGCCAGCGAATGCACCACCGCCACCGCGGTGCGCGACCAGTTGGCCGACCGCATTGCTATCATCGTGGATGGCGGTCCGTCGCCGCGCGATGTCGCTTCGACGATCGTCAATCTTAGCGAGGGCGGCTGGCGCATCCTGCGCGAGGGCGCCATTCCCCGGCAGGCGATCGCCGACACTCTCGGCGGAGAATGA